The following nucleotide sequence is from Longimicrobiales bacterium.
ACGAACAGCAGTGCGAAGTAGTACCAGCTGGTGCGGTCGCGTCTGAAATGGGACCATGCGCCGAATATGCCCAGGCCTACGAACAGGAGAGTAAAGATCGTGCGCAGCGGCGCGAAGTAGGACATCAGACCGTTGACGGAACGCGCCCACTGCCAGTCGAAGTACTGCGCATAGTTTGCGTACTGCGCCGCCAGCAGTCCGGCGCCGCGCGGAACATCATAACCCTGTGAATATGCGATCGGGTTCTTGAACATCGAGGGCTTGTCGTACTGCCGGCGCTGAAGCGCATCGGAAAGCTCCGCGCAGCCGGCGCGGCCCATGGTCGCGACGCTGACGATCGCCGAGCCGACCGTCTCGCAGGTCGGGTCCGCCTCGTTGATGACCGGATCGAGGCCTGCGCGGATCGGCAGATAGAGATGGACGGACAGGCCGAGCAGAACGACGACGAGTCCGGTCGCGTACAGCTTCCAGTTCAGCAGCGTGCGCGGCTCGACGACCAGGATGTAGACGACGAGCGCCGGCGCGGCGAGGAACGCCATGAGGTGATTGCCGACCGAGAGCGCCAGGATGAACAGCATCAGCAGGATCAGGTTGTCATCCTTGCCCTCGCCGAGATTGTCCCGCCACCGGAACGCCAGCCACGACAGCAGCGCGATCGTGAACAGCGATACCGTGTAGACCTTCTCGTTGACGTTCGACTGATTCCACACCGTGAACGCCGTGGCACTCACCAGGACGGCTGCGGTCGCGCCGATGAGGCGGAACACGCGGTCGGTCGAATAGAACGAGAGGATCCGGTCGGCGAGCAGGAACCAGCAGCCGTGCGCGAGTGCGCTCATCATGGCGCTGAACAGATTGATCCGCACTGCGGTGGGCAGCCCGAATGGCGACAGCAGCAGGTCCCACGCACGCGCCAGCACCACGAAGAGAGGGTTCCCCGGCGGGTGGGGGATGCCCATGATCGTGGCAGTCGCGATGTACTCGCTCGTATCCCAGAACGCCGTGGTCGGCGCGAGCGATATCACGTAAAGGAGGAATACTCCCGCGGACGCGAGCGCCGCAGCCAGGTATGGCGGACGGTACGGTTCCGCCGCGGCCTGTACCCGCGTGGTCGGGCGGCGCGCGTCTGTCATCATGCTCATATGGTCACTGGTCGTCGTCCGTGGCCGCAAAGCGCGAAAGATAGGGGCACCGGCGGTGGGGCGGAAGGCACGGGGGCCGCTCGCGCGGCCGGGTGCAGCGCCCGCGCGCGCGGCTGCCTGCCGGCGCCTCGCCCGCAGCCCTCCTTCCCGTGACGCCGGAAATTCCTACTTTCCTCCGCATGATCAACCTCAGTTTCGACGAGTTCCTGGAGGTGGTGCGTGCGGGCACGGCGACGGCCGTCCCGGTCATGCACTCCTTTCTGTTTGACGCCGACACTGCCGTGACGGCTTATCACAAGCTGCGCCAGCCGCCGTTCGGGTTCCTGCTGGAGTCACTGGTCGGCGGCGAGAAGTGGGCCCGTTACACGTTCGTCGGCACGGCGCCGAAGAGTGCGTGGCGCCTGGCCGCGGACGGCCGCGTGAGTGAGTGGGCGCCGGACGGCGGGTGGAGTGCACCACGCGAGGTACCCGACCCGCTCGCCGAGCTGGACGCACGCCTGCGCGCCGTGCGCGTTGCCGATGTGCCCGGTGTGCCGCGCTTCACCGGCGGCGCGCTCGGGTTCCTCGGCTACGATGTGGTGCGCCGCATCGAGGCACTGCCGGATTCGCGGCCGGCGGATCCCGATGTCCCCGATGCGCTGCTGCTGTTCACGGACACGATCCTCGCGATCGACAACATCTACGGCCGGGCGCACGCTGTCACACTCGTGGACGTCGAGGATGTCGGCGATCGCGAGGATCTGCGTGCGAGGTACGACGAAGCAGTCCTGAAGCTGGCCGGACTGGTTGCAACGCTGGCGGATCGATCCGGTCCCGCCCAGATGCAGCTGCCCACTGCAACCACCGACGTGGCATTCGAGAGCAGTTACGAACGAGCCGCATTCGAAAACGACGTCGAGCGGATCCGCGAATACATCACCGCGGGCGACGCATTCCAGGTGGTACTGAGCCAGCGCCTCACCGTGCCGGCGCCGCGCGACCCCTTCGATCTGTATCGCGCGCTGCGCGCTCTCAATCCGTCGCCCTACCTGTACTTCGTGGAGCTCGACGGCATTGCCCTCGTGGGGTCCTCACCCGAAGTGCTGGTGCGCGTCGAGGACCGGACCGTCACCGTGAGACCGATTGCGGGGACGCGGCCGCGCGGCCGAACCGACGCGGAGGATGAGGCCCTCATCGCTGATCTGCTCGCGGACAGGAAGGAGCGGTCGGAGCATCTGATGCTCGTCGACCTCGGCCGCAACGATGTCGGGCGCGTCGCCCGCTTCGGCTCCGTGCGGGTCCCGGCCTTCATGAGCGTCGAAAAATACAGTCACGTCCTCCATATCGTCAGCCAGGTGGAAGGCGAGCTGCGCGAAGGCATGTCCGCAATGGACGT
It contains:
- the trpE gene encoding anthranilate synthase component I, whose amino-acid sequence is MINLSFDEFLEVVRAGTATAVPVMHSFLFDADTAVTAYHKLRQPPFGFLLESLVGGEKWARYTFVGTAPKSAWRLAADGRVSEWAPDGGWSAPREVPDPLAELDARLRAVRVADVPGVPRFTGGALGFLGYDVVRRIEALPDSRPADPDVPDALLLFTDTILAIDNIYGRAHAVTLVDVEDVGDREDLRARYDEAVLKLAGLVATLADRSGPAQMQLPTATTDVAFESSYERAAFENDVERIREYITAGDAFQVVLSQRLTVPAPRDPFDLYRALRALNPSPYLYFVELDGIALVGSSPEVLVRVEDRTVTVRPIAGTRPRGRTDAEDEALIADLLADRKERSEHLMLVDLGRNDVGRVARFGSVRVPAFMSVEKYSHVLHIVSQVEGELREGMSAMDVFRACFPAGTVSGAPKIRAMQIIDELEPVRRGIYAGAVGYFAYGGATMDTAIAIRTIVVREGVAYVQAGAGIVADSDPGREYEETLAKARALLRVLAG